A region of Tigriopus californicus strain San Diego chromosome 7, Tcal_SD_v2.1, whole genome shotgun sequence DNA encodes the following proteins:
- the LOC131883012 gene encoding uncharacterized protein LOC131883012, with product MQETDVASTLQATEWSDEALYLKELVSKFDLPRVLKIVKGQCLSLGVPGLQHPTYNQHILVVNLGKTRRLLGQCIKFKDNGSKITKVGHCLSIPANYEGFFEILSEDGRSVRCMESVAELFKRSPETVLVRERMKAFTSRSDDVSAIQERARIIEVGETLILVGEVLAKDGSMRFLRCLDYLGENVYLALDQRGKFSAIAKEENISGVHTARNLLNKRLPLMARLVHGQTPLDTSRQNQVFVPEVRILSEIQEDQLIALVLSKDHQHVISLPLSVNLKVQMARNHDDIIGLPHCQRLIAHCMEFSQTVNSNMTIFPVNWAKDSRLVSNDFKGLASKAHFKQQARPRRLPINQVLSSHQNARHPNHQQSGDSHDDYSEIEQIYDYVRGFAPLPKSLRAWKFEPHPKEEQHPPKPPPLETLPSRKPLGPVSSVPNGRLMKSPSIESPPMSVVWEMGCSSTLGREGKKRFRPLNSKPSEATINEQMYQKVAYGKSSGPKHKLFRKGGGAKSIKHDMIVNTSNNHNNSNSSNTTSPTMSATPPSFFQLRYKSLTNLTQGGTGYDTLDSSNSGGVKTSTGDSGGSRTLPPSEKRSRMLNRPKSLTNLVWGAVSRNPSNFRSATMSRSGSAWNYTDSISHKASPVREMFSHHSKKMGTISGSRKVGTLYL from the coding sequence ATGCAGGAAACCGACGTCGCGTCCACGCTGCAAGCCACAGAATGGTCGGACGAGGCGCTTTATCTCAAGGAATTGGTCAGCAAGTTCGATCTGCCGAGAGTTCTGAAAATTGTCAAGGGACAATGCCTCTCATTGGGAGTTCCTGGATTGCAACATCCAACGTACAACCAACACATTCTTGTGGTGAACTTAGGAAAAACCCGACGCCTGCTCGGACAAtgcatcaaattcaaagacaaTGGTTCAAAAATTACCAAAGTAGGTCATTGCCTCAGTATCCCGGCCAATTACGAAGGCTTCTTCGAGATCCTCAGTGAAGATGGACGAAGTGTGCGCTGCATGGAGAGTGTGGCCGAGCTCTTCAAACGAAGTCCGGAAACGGTTCTCGTGCGTGAGCGAATGAAGGCCTTCACTTCCAGAAGTGACGATGTGTCCGCCATTCAAGAACGAGCTCGGATCATTGAGGTCGGAGAGACCCTGATCCTGGTGGGTGAGGTCCTCGCCAAAGACGGGAGCATGCGCTTTCTTCGATGCCTCGACTATTTGGGCGAGAATGTCTACCTAGCCCTTGACCAGAGGGGCAAGTTCAGTGCCATTGCCAAGGAGGAGAACATCTCTGGGGTTCACACGGCCAGGAACCTGCTGAATAAACGCTTACCTCTGATGGCACGCCTGGTGCACGGTCAAACCCCCCTGGACACGTCACGACAGAACCAAGTGTTTGTGCCAGAAGTTCGAATCTTGTCCGAGATCCAAGAGGatcagctcattgctctggtCTTGTCGAAAGATCATCAACACGTGATTTCTCTGCCGCTTTCGGTCAATCTCAAGGTTCAAATGGCTCGTAACCACGATGATATTATCGGCCTACCTCATTGCCAGAGACTCATTGCTCATTGTATGGAGTTCTCCCAGACTGTGAACTCGAATATGACCATATTTCCCGTCAATTGGGCCAAAGACAGTCGTCTAGTAAGCAACGACTTCAAAGGACTCGCTTCTAAGGCCCATTTCAAGCAACAAGCCAGGCCTCGACGGTTGCCCATTAACCAAGTTCTTTCCTCACATCAGAATGCACGTCATCCGAATCACCAGCAATCGGGCGACTCTCATGATGACTACTCGGAGATTGAGCAAATTTACGACTATGTCCGAGGATTCGCACCACTGCCAAAATCTCTGAGGGCTTGGAAGTTCGAGCCCCATCCCAAAGAGGAGCAGCATCCTCCCAAACCCCCGCCATTGGAGACCCTGCCATCCAGGAAGCCGCTCGGACCGGTCTCGTCCGTGCCAAATGGTAGACTCATGAAATCCCCCTCCATCGAAAGTCCGCCCATGTCGGTGGTGTGGGAAATGGGATGCAGCAGCACTCTGGGTCGAGAAGGAAAGAAGCGTTTTCGGCCCTTGAACAGCAAGCCCTCAGAAGCCACGATCAACGAACAAATGTACCAAAAAGTCGCTTATGGTAAGAGCTCGGGGCCGAAGCACAAACTCTTTCGAAAGGGTGGAGGAGCCAAGTCAATTAAACATGACATGATAGTGAATACcagcaacaaccacaacaacagcaacagcagcaacaccACTAGCCCCACCATGAGCGCCACTCCACCCAGTTTCTTTCAACTTCGATACAAAAGCCTTACTAATCTGACGCAGGGCGGGACCGGTTACGACACCTTGGATTCGAGCAATAGCGGCGGTGTCAAAACGTCCACCGGAGACTCGGGCGGGTCCCGGACTCTCCCACCCAGTGAGAAACGAAGCCGAATGCTAAACCGGCCCAAATCTCTGACAAACTTGGTATGGGGAGCGGTGAGTCGAAACCCCTCCAACTTCCGCTCTGCGACCATGTCCCGATCTGGCTCAGCTTGGAATTACACAGACTCGATATCACACAAAGCCTCACCAGTCCGAGAAATGTTTTCTCATCAcagcaaaaaaatgggaacCATTTCGGGGTCCAGAAAAGTCGGGACTTTGTATTTGTAA